The stretch of DNA CAGGCCCTGAGTATCCTGGTGGGCCAGTCGCTGAGTGGCAAAGCCGCCGGGGGTGGAGGCTCGTTTGTGGTAGCTCCCCCGGGCAGTACGACAGCGCCCACCCCGCTGGTGATTGCAGGCGGGGGCGGGGGAGCGGCCGGGGTTGACTCCCCGAGCAAACATGGGCAGGTCGGCCCGGATGGGGGTGCCGGTGGGGGTACCACTGCTAGTGGGGCTGGTGGTAAGGCTGGTGGTGGGGGGAGTGGTGGTGAGAGTGGTGGGGGTGGCCTGCTAGGCGATGGAAATAATGGCAGGGCTAGTGGTGGCAAAGCCTTTGTGCATGGCGGGGCCGGGGGAAGTGCCAGCAACAGTCCGGGTGGTTTTGGTGGTGGCGGCAGCGGTAGTGAGCCTAGTAGCAGTAGCAGTAGGGGTGGCGGTGGCGGCTTCTCCGGTGGCGGTGCTGGTGGCTTCTCAATTGACGATACAGGTAATCTTATTACTGCTGTGGGAGGGGGTGGCGGCTCCTACTATACGGGTACTAGCCTAAGCTTGGTATCGGGAGCAACGGGCAACTCAGGCAACGGGCTGGTCATCATCAGTTACAGCGTTTACCCCATCCGCTACGTCAAACAGGACGGCACGGGCAGCGGCACCTCGTGGGCTGACGCTAGTGGGGATTTGCAAGCAATGATCAACGCCCCGGGTGTGCAGCAAATCTGGGTGGCCAGCGGCCGCTACACCCGCACGGGGGACGTCTCGTTTAGTATGAAGAACAACGTAGCTATCTACGGGGGCTTTAGCGGCAGCGAGAGTAGCTTGAGCCAGCGGTCGGGGGTCAACCCCGTGGCGGATCAGGTTTCCTCCACCACCCTCACCATCCCCCAGGGCAGCACGGGCTCGGTGATTCGCAATAACAACAACGGATTGACCGCCACGGCCATCCTGGACGGCGTGTTCATCACGGGGGGCACAGCAAATGGGGGGGGTATGTATAACTACAGAAGCAATCCCAGCCTGACCAACTGCGTCTTCAGCGCCAACTCAGCGAGTACTGGGGGGGGCATCTACAATGACGAGAGTAGTCCCAGCCTGACCAACTGTGTCCTCAGCGCCAACTCAGCGGGGGGTGATGGGGGGGGCATGTTCAATGGCAACAGTAGCCCCAGCCTGACCAACTGCGTTATTCAGAACAATTCGGCCAACCAGGGGGCAGGCATCGCCAATGCGAGCAGTAGTCTAGGGCTGCTCAACTGCCTGCTCAGCGGCAACACCGCCCGGGGCGATGGGGGCGCCCTCTATAGTATAAGTGGTTTAATAAGCGGGAGCACGCCCACCCTGACCAACTGCACCCTGACGGCCAACCGGGCCGCCAGTGGAGCCGCCCTGCGCAACAACTATACGGGGACCCAGGCCCGGCTGACCAACTGCATTCTGTGGGACAACCAAGAGGCCACCAGCACCAGCATCACCAACGACTCCGGGGGCAGCACCACCGCTAACTACAGTTTGATCGGGGCGGGCGAGAGCGATTATACCAGCAGCGGGCCCACCAACCTGACCGCTACCAGCTCCCCCTTTGCCAGTAGCACCGACTTTAGCCTCAACGCCTGCTCGATCGCCATCAACGCGGGTGACCCCAACAGTAATGCGACGACTAACGGTACGACCGACCTGGCGGGCAACCCGCGCTTCTACCAGAACGGGCGCATTGATATCGGTGCCTACGAATACCAGGGTAGCCTCACTCAGCCCCTAGCCATCACCAGCCAGCCCCCGTCGGCCAGCAACGTAACAACCGGCAGTAACATCAGTGCCCCTGCCAGCGTCACGGGCAGCGTCACCAGCTACCAGTGGTACAAAGACAACCTCAGTAGCCCCGTCACGGGCCAGACCTCGGCTACGCTGAATCTGACTAACGTGCAGACGGGCGCTACGGGCAGCTACTCGGTAGTGGTGACGGGAGCCTGCAACAGTGTGACTTCGACGGCCTTCAGCTTGAGCGTGAGCGCCCCCAGCCAGCCCATCCGCTACGTCAAACAGGGCGGCACAGGTGACGGCAGCTCGTGGACTACTGCCAGCGGTGATTTGCAGGCCATGATCAACGCCCTGGGTGTGCAGCAAGTCTGGGTGGCGCAGGGCACCTACAAGCCCGGCCCGCCAAATAATACCGACCAGAGCATCAGCTTTGCAATGAAAGATGGAGTGGCTATCTACGGGGGGTTTGTGGGCACTGAAGCCAATCTGAGCGACCGGCGGCTGGGTAGCCCGTCAAGCACAACCCTCTCGGGTGACATTGGTACAGTGGGTAACAACGCCGACAACAGCTACCACGTCATCTTCAAGCGCAGAAATGATCCAGCTTTAACCAACACCGCTGTGCTGGATGGCTTTGTCATCACCGGCGGTAACTCCGATGGGGATGGCGGGGGAATCTATCTGGCCGGTAATGATGGTAATAATCCTAATAATCCACGCCTGGTAAATCTTAGTTTTGTCGCTAACTCGGCTAGCTCACTCGGTGGGGGGCTATTTAACAACAGCGCCAGACCAATCTTGGTCAACTGCCTTTTCCTGGGCAACTCGGCTAACAGTGGTGGCGGGATATACGATGATTTTAGTTTCTCGAGTGTAACCAACTGTAGCTTCGCCAATAACTCGGCCCCCGGTGGAGGTGGAGCAATAGCCACTTTTTACGGCAGTCCGTCACTAACCAACTGTGTGCTGTTTGGCAACGGGGGCATCAATACGTTTGCAAGGGGCGGTCTGGGTGCCCCAAGTGTGAGTTACAGCCTTCTGGAGCCCGAGGTAACTAGCTACTTCTCGGACCAGGGTAATAACCGCACCACGTCTACCCTGCCCTTCGTTAGTGCTACCGACCTGCGGCTTAACCCTTGCTCACCCGCCATCAACGCCGGCAACCCCAACAGCACAACAGCAACCAGCGGCTCAACCGATCTGGCGGACCAACCCCGCTTTTATCCTGCCGGGGGTATCATCGACATGGGGGCTTACGAGTTTCAGGGCAACCCTGCCCAGCTCCTGGCCATCACCAGCCAGCCCCCCAGTGGCAGCAGCGTAACGGCGGGTAGCACTGTCAGTGTGCCGGTCAGCGTGAGTGGCAGCGTCAGCGGCTACCAGTGGTACAAAGACAATCTGAGCAATGCGGTAGCGGGCCAGACGTCGGCCACCCTCACCCTGACTAACGTGCAGCCCAGTAATGCGGGCTCCTATTCGCTGGTCGTCAGCGGGACCTGCAATAGTGTCACCAGCACGGCTTTCCGTTTGAGCGTGAGCGACCCCACCCCCACCATTGCAGACGTGGCGGCAACGCCTTCCCCCGTATGCGCGGGTAGCCCCGTTACGTTCACGGCCACTATTGGCAATGTAACGGGCAACTACGCCTACACGCTCACCAATGGCAGTTCAACCAGCACGGGCACTAAAGGGGAGTCCACTTTCAGCCAGACCCTGACGGCTAGCGGGTCGGGTCAGCAAACCTTTACCTTGACGGTGCAGTCCAGTGGCGGGCAGCGGGCTACAGCCACCGCGACCCTGACGGTCAATCCGCTACCCACCGCGACCTTGACGGCATCGCCCTCGATGGTGCTTAGTTGCGCTCAGACCAGTTTAACGCTCACGGCGGGGGACGGAACAAGCTACCTCTTCAGCGGGCCGGGACTTGTTGGTCAAAGTGGTAACCAAGCCGTTGTGAACACACCCGGCACCTACTCGGTGAGCGTCACCAGTGCAGGGTGTTCCAGCACCACCAGTATCGCCATCAGTCAGGATAACAGCCAGCCCACAGTTAGTATCACCCCGAGTACAGCCACGCTAAGCTGTGCCGTGCCTACTGCGACCCTGACGGCCAACACGTCGGCCAGCAGCCTGACCTGGAGCACGGGCCAGACGACGGCTAGCATCACCGTCAGCGTGGCCGGGACGTATTCGGTGAGCGTAACCAGCGCCAACGGTTGCA from Spirosoma agri encodes:
- a CDS encoding choice-of-anchor Q domain-containing protein, with protein sequence MIPTLYSRNQGRICLLVFVLLSSLSSYLHAQNGSVTTTQSFSYTGQIVTWQVPTGVTSLTIETRGAEGGAIQGGTASAGKGAIVAARVSVTPGQALSILVGQSLSGKAAGGGGSFVVAPPGSTTAPTPLVIAGGGGGAAGVDSPSKHGQVGPDGGAGGGTTASGAGGKAGGGGSGGESGGGGLLGDGNNGRASGGKAFVHGGAGGSASNSPGGFGGGGSGSEPSSSSSRGGGGGFSGGGAGGFSIDDTGNLITAVGGGGGSYYTGTSLSLVSGATGNSGNGLVIISYSVYPIRYVKQDGTGSGTSWADASGDLQAMINAPGVQQIWVASGRYTRTGDVSFSMKNNVAIYGGFSGSESSLSQRSGVNPVADQVSSTTLTIPQGSTGSVIRNNNNGLTATAILDGVFITGGTANGGGMYNYRSNPSLTNCVFSANSASTGGGIYNDESSPSLTNCVLSANSAGGDGGGMFNGNSSPSLTNCVIQNNSANQGAGIANASSSLGLLNCLLSGNTARGDGGALYSISGLISGSTPTLTNCTLTANRAASGAALRNNYTGTQARLTNCILWDNQEATSTSITNDSGGSTTANYSLIGAGESDYTSSGPTNLTATSSPFASSTDFSLNACSIAINAGDPNSNATTNGTTDLAGNPRFYQNGRIDIGAYEYQGSLTQPLAITSQPPSASNVTTGSNISAPASVTGSVTSYQWYKDNLSSPVTGQTSATLNLTNVQTGATGSYSVVVTGACNSVTSTAFSLSVSAPSQPIRYVKQGGTGDGSSWTTASGDLQAMINALGVQQVWVAQGTYKPGPPNNTDQSISFAMKDGVAIYGGFVGTEANLSDRRLGSPSSTTLSGDIGTVGNNADNSYHVIFKRRNDPALTNTAVLDGFVITGGNSDGDGGGIYLAGNDGNNPNNPRLVNLSFVANSASSLGGGLFNNSARPILVNCLFLGNSANSGGGIYDDFSFSSVTNCSFANNSAPGGGGAIATFYGSPSLTNCVLFGNGGINTFARGGLGAPSVSYSLLEPEVTSYFSDQGNNRTTSTLPFVSATDLRLNPCSPAINAGNPNSTTATSGSTDLADQPRFYPAGGIIDMGAYEFQGNPAQLLAITSQPPSGSSVTAGSTVSVPVSVSGSVSGYQWYKDNLSNAVAGQTSATLTLTNVQPSNAGSYSLVVSGTCNSVTSTAFRLSVSDPTPTIADVAATPSPVCAGSPVTFTATIGNVTGNYAYTLTNGSSTSTGTKGESTFSQTLTASGSGQQTFTLTVQSSGGQRATATATLTVNPLPTATLTASPSMVLSCAQTSLTLTAGDGTSYLFSGPGLVGQSGNQAVVNTPGTYSVSVTSAGCSSTTSIAISQDNSQPTVSITPSTATLSCAVPTATLTANTSASSLTWSTGQTTASITVSVAGTYSVSVTSANGCMAMAQATVSGTTDAPVAPTLSASPATSTTNQPITVTASGCSGGTINWTALGGTGQASGNTYTLAQPGNYTLSASCNLNGCTSSSSTPLSVQIRPGGFAITGVSMVNCQLIDEAKGGYQVQFTPQYAGQTNSPISFSVVNELAATTKPAPYSLRLYTDNPVITLVATQAGNGEARFAYNWLASCQSGTSPNQPPTTTGIPSQTILVGQGYQLQLTTYFSDPDGQALTFQASGLPTGLSLSGSVISGTPSQTGVSTVTVTALDPGVLQVSTSFQLTVTPMPVTPPTGFAIVGVSTVSCQVLSAGERRLTFTPQYAGQNASPISFSVVNEKLPTTDPGPYSLNLYTDNPSITLSAQQGATVSTYRYNWLAVCNPAARIGIGEASTRLQVRALGNPVDGKMAEIEISGAMGQPVQLNLVDMQGKSVHTHRIDQAGGVERVSLPLGASTGVLLLRVSTPTQSQQIKLLAF